A DNA window from Shewanella baltica contains the following coding sequences:
- the rihA gene encoding pyrimidine-specific ribonucleoside hydrolase RihA — protein MTRHIILDCDPGHDDAIALILALAHPDLVPLAVTTSAGNQTPDKTLNNALRILTLLNRGDIPVAGGATKPLTRELIIADNVHGETGLDGPALPEPSFSPQAITAVELMAQQIRQSTQPVTLVPTGPLTNIALLLASHSELHPKIERIVLMGGAAGVGNWTPAAEFNIFVDPEAADIVFKSGIPITMCGLDVTHQAQIMDEDIERIRAIPNPIAQCVAELLDFFMIYHRDPKWGFIGAPLHDPCTIAWLLKPELFEAQDCWVGIETQSELTLGMTVVDRYQLTGKPANATVLFGLDRLGFVDLLVDSLRVYDPTYLNRR, from the coding sequence ATGACTCGTCACATCATTCTTGATTGCGATCCCGGCCATGACGATGCTATCGCGCTGATCTTAGCCTTAGCTCACCCAGACCTCGTTCCCCTTGCCGTCACGACTAGCGCTGGCAATCAAACCCCAGATAAAACCCTCAACAACGCCCTGCGGATCTTAACCCTGTTAAACCGTGGTGATATCCCTGTCGCGGGCGGTGCCACTAAGCCGCTAACACGTGAACTGATTATCGCCGACAATGTTCACGGCGAGACTGGCCTCGATGGCCCAGCATTGCCTGAACCTAGCTTCAGCCCACAAGCCATAACGGCCGTTGAACTGATGGCGCAGCAAATCCGCCAAAGCACACAGCCAGTGACTTTAGTGCCCACAGGGCCGCTGACTAACATCGCCCTTTTACTGGCGAGTCATAGTGAGCTGCACCCTAAAATTGAGCGCATTGTGCTGATGGGCGGCGCCGCGGGTGTCGGTAATTGGACGCCAGCTGCCGAGTTTAATATTTTTGTCGATCCCGAAGCCGCCGATATCGTCTTTAAGTCAGGTATTCCCATCACTATGTGCGGGCTCGATGTGACCCATCAAGCGCAAATCATGGATGAAGACATAGAACGGATTCGCGCCATCCCAAATCCAATTGCTCAGTGCGTCGCCGAGTTATTGGATTTCTTTATGATTTACCACAGAGATCCTAAATGGGGCTTTATTGGCGCGCCATTGCACGACCCTTGTACTATAGCTTGGTTGCTCAAACCTGAACTGTTTGAGGCACAAGATTGCTGGGTCGGGATTGAAACCCAAAGCGAGTTGACCTTAGGCATGACAGTGGTTGATCGCTATCAACTCACAGGCAAACCCGCCAATGCGACTGTGCTATTTGGGCTCGACAGACTCGGTTTTGTCGATTTACTGGTAGACAGTTTACGTGTCTATGATCCAACTTATCTCAATCGCAGATGA
- a CDS encoding TonB-dependent receptor: protein MGTNPTKIALLIGSLCSFSVIAPAMAADDTSTAKVDEHLVVIGRSDNTPLNIAANVNVIDAAAIEMSGATSVTEVLRGQSGIQISDNNIGTSFAMRGFSASTAVNNTLILLDGRRLNNIDIAAPSLNAIPLNQVERIEILSGSAGVLYGDQAVGGVINIVTKSPENTGGSVQLSGGSFDTYEGRGDVSGAINKDWRYFFTGSYNQGDNYRKHNANETGSILGRIQYKTATDSFFIETSYYDDDRENPGSLTEEQFNKDPRQSFKSSEYVHEMTTAARTGYQHQLNQNWALAADLDYSDTLVSSFNWGANSHNTRSLLMFSPKALANYSTRQGELNLVTGLDISRGKADFDTMARSNVQQMQSAYLQATVPLSHTLSYVVGGRYARVTDELVDRKVYPNGMDLDEDATAFEFGLNYRPSTEHRFYLRGDENFRFAKVDEQAYTSKNVFGLKPQTGRSYEAGWDWTLASQTLRVSLYRLDLEDEIVFDPSAEKPELGSFQGANVNADASRRYGASADWDWQVTQAMQLGLEYNYIDAEFTDGINDGKELSWVAKHTGRGYVSMDFAEHFQVFAEAIYTGDRFIEGDNGNEGDKLASYVLGNVALNYNRDAWLASLRIDNLFDKDYVSAGYYGGLWGDSYYSGRGRDIRFTLGYRF, encoded by the coding sequence ATGGGAACAAATCCAACAAAAATCGCGCTACTTATCGGTAGCCTTTGCAGTTTTTCCGTTATCGCGCCCGCTATGGCGGCAGACGATACCAGCACAGCTAAAGTCGACGAGCATCTTGTCGTGATCGGCCGCTCTGACAATACCCCGTTAAATATTGCCGCGAATGTGAATGTGATTGACGCTGCGGCGATTGAAATGAGCGGTGCCACTAGTGTGACTGAGGTTTTACGCGGTCAAAGTGGTATTCAAATTTCGGATAATAACATCGGTACTAGTTTTGCGATGCGTGGCTTTAGCGCCAGCACTGCCGTTAATAACACGCTGATTTTACTTGATGGTCGTCGCCTCAATAATATCGATATCGCTGCCCCTAGTCTTAATGCCATACCGCTTAACCAAGTCGAGCGCATCGAAATTTTATCGGGTAGTGCGGGTGTGCTTTATGGCGACCAAGCGGTAGGCGGCGTGATCAATATTGTCACTAAATCCCCTGAAAATACAGGTGGTAGCGTGCAGTTATCCGGCGGCAGCTTTGATACCTATGAAGGTCGCGGTGATGTGTCTGGCGCGATCAACAAGGATTGGCGTTACTTTTTCACTGGTAGCTATAACCAAGGTGACAACTACCGCAAGCATAATGCCAATGAAACGGGGTCGATTTTAGGTCGCATTCAATATAAAACGGCCACAGATTCGTTCTTTATTGAAACCAGCTATTACGACGATGACCGTGAAAATCCTGGCTCATTGACAGAAGAACAGTTCAATAAAGACCCACGCCAATCTTTCAAGAGCAGCGAATATGTCCATGAGATGACCACTGCGGCGCGCACGGGTTATCAGCATCAGCTTAATCAAAATTGGGCTTTAGCAGCGGATTTAGATTATAGCGATACCTTAGTGTCTTCTTTTAATTGGGGGGCGAACAGCCATAACACGCGCTCACTGTTGATGTTTAGCCCTAAAGCGTTAGCGAACTACAGTACCCGTCAAGGTGAGCTAAATCTAGTCACAGGTTTAGACATCAGCCGTGGTAAGGCCGATTTTGACACTATGGCGCGGAGTAATGTACAGCAAATGCAAAGCGCCTATCTACAAGCCACAGTGCCTTTAAGCCATACCCTAAGCTACGTTGTGGGTGGTCGTTATGCGCGGGTGACCGACGAGTTAGTCGATCGCAAAGTTTATCCTAATGGCATGGATTTAGATGAAGATGCGACAGCATTCGAGTTTGGCCTGAACTACCGTCCTAGTACAGAGCACAGATTCTATCTACGTGGCGATGAAAACTTCCGTTTTGCGAAAGTGGATGAGCAAGCTTATACCTCTAAAAATGTGTTTGGCTTAAAGCCGCAGACGGGCCGCTCCTACGAAGCGGGTTGGGATTGGACTCTTGCGAGCCAAACTCTACGAGTAAGCCTATACCGTCTCGATTTGGAAGATGAAATTGTCTTCGACCCAAGTGCGGAAAAGCCTGAACTTGGCAGTTTCCAAGGTGCGAACGTTAATGCCGACGCTTCTCGTCGTTATGGCGCGAGTGCCGATTGGGATTGGCAGGTGACTCAAGCAATGCAACTCGGGTTAGAGTATAACTATATCGATGCTGAATTTACTGACGGTATCAATGATGGCAAGGAGCTGTCTTGGGTGGCAAAACACACAGGACGCGGTTATGTCAGCATGGATTTTGCTGAGCATTTCCAAGTCTTTGCCGAAGCTATCTACACGGGTGATCGTTTTATTGAAGGCGATAACGGTAACGAAGGCGATAAGCTGGCCAGTTACGTGCTTGGTAATGTAGCCTTGAATTATAATCGTGATGCTTGGCTTGCCAGCCTGCGTATCGATAACCTATTTGATAAAGACTATGTCAGCGCAGGCTATTACGGTGGCCTTTGGGGTGATAGTTATTACTCTGGTCGAGGCCGCGATATTCGTTTTACCCTTGGTTATCGCTTCTAG
- a CDS encoding HDOD domain-containing protein, whose translation MTDLEQQVFTQVRAIIANEEQVIGRRGILIPLKKAILAEGDIRNVIDIISSDPALAAHMLMRSNSTQAAVVENHKTRSLKEALIRLGQVNIYRYAFTFYLKERLDELPQPYKKLVQGYWKLTEDIATDAVDSLAEMEGVEVDADEVQTLALFSVFGQIIALTAFAYLNANAEQSFPLSVIKSLIDNQQQTLTIESFEALDLDQDLRQEFMIAHNLRQTRNSNSPGLILRRVLSMRGLLMNPL comes from the coding sequence ATGACAGATCTTGAGCAACAGGTTTTTACTCAAGTTAGAGCTATCATAGCGAACGAAGAGCAAGTAATAGGTCGTCGAGGGATTTTAATTCCACTCAAAAAAGCGATCCTCGCTGAAGGCGACATTCGTAACGTGATCGACATTATCTCGAGCGATCCCGCATTGGCGGCGCACATGCTAATGCGCAGCAATTCCACACAGGCAGCTGTAGTGGAAAATCATAAAACTCGCTCGTTGAAAGAAGCTTTGATCCGCTTAGGTCAAGTGAATATCTATCGTTATGCCTTTACGTTTTATCTGAAAGAACGCCTCGATGAGCTGCCGCAACCTTATAAAAAGTTAGTCCAAGGTTATTGGAAGTTGACTGAAGATATTGCAACAGATGCGGTGGACAGTTTAGCGGAGATGGAAGGCGTTGAGGTTGATGCTGATGAGGTGCAAACCTTGGCCCTGTTCAGTGTGTTCGGCCAAATTATCGCGCTCACGGCATTTGCCTATTTAAATGCTAATGCCGAACAATCATTCCCTTTAAGCGTGATTAAGTCATTGATTGATAATCAACAGCAGACTTTGACCATAGAATCATTCGAAGCGTTAGATTTAGATCAGGACTTACGCCAAGAGTTTATGATTGCCCATAATTTGCGTCAGACCCGCAATTCGAATTCCCCTGGTTTAATCCTGCGCCGCGTATTGTCTATGCGTGGTCTATTGATGAATCCGCTGTAA
- a CDS encoding LysR family transcriptional regulator produces the protein MIELRHLRTLMALKESGSLAGAAKKRFVTQSALSHQIKELEQRINSPIFVRKSKPLSFTQEGARLLHLAEEILPKVLETETDLKNGLETETNQLRVGIECHSCFRWLMPVMEQFRQDYPQAELDLSSRHLFDSLNALEMGELDIVLTSDPVPGHSLAYQHLFDFEVKLVVAKDHPLAKEAYVTPKQLAHLPIISYPVPLTRLDIYRHFLEPAGIEAGEQKTCDLTMMLLQRIACKDGIAALPNWSINEGHGLSLTTVKLGQEGLKRPLFGAYRRHSANSALIQNWLQLVASEGLSRQQKTN, from the coding sequence ATGATCGAACTAAGACATCTGCGAACCTTAATGGCCCTGAAGGAAAGTGGCAGTTTGGCGGGCGCAGCCAAAAAACGTTTTGTCACTCAATCCGCACTCTCCCACCAAATTAAGGAGCTGGAGCAAAGGATTAACTCGCCTATTTTTGTGCGTAAGAGTAAGCCGCTGTCATTCACCCAAGAAGGTGCACGCCTGCTTCATCTCGCGGAAGAGATTTTGCCTAAGGTGTTAGAAACCGAGACAGATCTTAAGAATGGCCTTGAAACCGAAACCAATCAGTTGCGGGTAGGTATTGAGTGCCACAGCTGTTTTCGCTGGTTAATGCCTGTGATGGAGCAATTTAGGCAAGACTATCCCCAAGCGGAGTTAGATCTGTCGAGCCGTCACTTGTTCGACTCGCTCAATGCCTTGGAAATGGGTGAACTGGATATAGTGCTGACCTCAGATCCTGTACCTGGGCATTCACTCGCTTATCAGCATTTGTTTGATTTTGAAGTGAAGTTAGTGGTTGCTAAAGATCATCCTCTAGCAAAAGAAGCCTATGTCACCCCTAAGCAATTAGCACACTTGCCTATTATCAGTTATCCCGTACCACTGACGCGTTTAGACATCTATCGCCACTTTTTAGAACCCGCAGGCATAGAAGCGGGCGAGCAGAAAACCTGTGATTTAACCATGATGTTACTGCAACGCATCGCCTGTAAAGACGGTATAGCCGCGCTGCCAAATTGGTCGATAAATGAAGGGCATGGCCTAAGCCTTACCACAGTGAAGCTCGGGCAAGAAGGCTTGAAACGCCCTTTGTTTGGCGCCTATCGCCGCCATAGCGCCAACTCAGCCTTGATCCAAAATTGGTTACAACTGGTGGCGAGTGAAGGTTTATCCCGCCAGCAGAAGACAAATTAA
- the metE gene encoding 5-methyltetrahydropteroyltriglutamate--homocysteine S-methyltransferase, protein MQLNSLGFPRIGRRRELKFALEKYWRGEITQAELREVASELRRTHWQWQTAAGIEQVPVGDFAFYDQVLTLSATLNAIPERHRGEGAIDLDTLFRVARGRAPTGQDAPASEMTKYFNTNYHYLVPELTQNQEFSIAYEQFFDEVSEAQALGYKAKPVLLGPVSYLHLAKTVGQEFDKLSLLPNLLTAYADILARFAAQGVEWVQLDEPVLALELDLHWQAAMTKTYQALSTANVKVLLASYYGGIAHHQALVSALPVAGLHLDLVTAPEQLVVFANALRSEQILSAGVVNGRNVWAAEIDLIAERIGAVARDLGDRLWIGTSCSLLHSPVDLDVEVKLLPVLRKQLAFAKQKLLELSKVRQLLLASSSDEAQKISAFCIARRQAKAQAADKQVVDRVSALTAADYERANDFSVRQSVQQRKYQLPLLPTTTIGSFPQTPAIRGLRSRWRKGELNDAQYTEQLQQVTRDTIDRQLKLGIDVLVHGEAERNDMVEYFGEQLAGVGFSKNGWVQSYGSRCVKPPLIYGDVSRPKAMTVEWAKFAQSLTDKPVKGMLTGPVTILHWSFAREDISHDAIATQLALAIRDEVVDLQNAGIGIIQIDEPAFREGLPLKQSEWQAYLDWAVNAFKLSAAGVTDETQIHTHMCYSEFNDTIGAIAAMDADVITIETSRSRMELLNAFEDFEYPNEIGPGVYDIHSPNTPSVEAMVHLIEKAAQKVPVRQLWVNPDCGLKTRTWDEVEPALKNMVDATRELRRRLG, encoded by the coding sequence ATGCAATTAAATAGTCTTGGGTTTCCCCGCATCGGGCGTCGTCGTGAATTGAAATTTGCCTTAGAAAAATACTGGCGTGGTGAGATCACTCAGGCTGAACTGCGTGAAGTGGCGAGCGAACTGCGCCGTACCCATTGGCAGTGGCAAACCGCAGCGGGTATCGAGCAAGTACCCGTAGGTGATTTTGCCTTTTACGATCAAGTATTAACCCTAAGTGCGACCTTAAATGCCATTCCTGAGCGTCACCGTGGTGAAGGCGCAATCGATCTTGATACCTTATTCCGTGTTGCCCGCGGCAGAGCGCCAACGGGCCAAGATGCGCCAGCCTCTGAAATGACCAAATATTTCAATACTAATTATCACTATCTGGTGCCTGAGCTGACGCAAAACCAAGAGTTTTCGATTGCTTACGAGCAGTTTTTTGATGAAGTCAGCGAAGCGCAAGCGCTAGGCTATAAAGCCAAACCTGTGCTACTCGGCCCAGTCAGTTACTTGCACCTTGCTAAAACCGTCGGCCAAGAGTTCGATAAGTTAAGTTTATTACCGAATTTATTAACGGCTTATGCTGACATTCTGGCGCGTTTCGCCGCCCAAGGTGTGGAATGGGTACAGTTAGATGAGCCTGTGTTGGCATTAGAATTAGACCTGCATTGGCAAGCGGCGATGACTAAGACTTATCAAGCATTAAGCACTGCTAACGTTAAGGTTCTCTTAGCGAGTTATTATGGCGGTATTGCGCATCATCAAGCCCTCGTATCTGCCTTGCCAGTTGCTGGTTTGCACTTAGATTTAGTTACAGCGCCAGAACAACTGGTTGTGTTTGCAAATGCGTTGCGCAGTGAGCAAATTTTGTCAGCGGGTGTGGTTAATGGCCGTAACGTGTGGGCGGCAGAAATCGATTTGATTGCCGAGCGTATTGGCGCTGTGGCGCGTGATTTAGGCGATCGTTTGTGGATTGGCACATCATGTTCATTACTGCATAGCCCAGTCGATTTAGATGTTGAAGTCAAACTATTACCTGTACTGCGTAAGCAGTTGGCCTTTGCTAAGCAAAAACTGTTGGAATTGAGCAAAGTTCGCCAATTATTGTTGGCGTCTAGCTCGGATGAAGCACAGAAAATCAGTGCTTTTTGTATCGCTCGTCGCCAAGCAAAAGCGCAGGCTGCAGACAAGCAAGTAGTTGATCGCGTTTCGGCATTAACCGCTGCAGATTATGAGCGGGCAAATGATTTCAGTGTGCGCCAAAGTGTGCAGCAACGAAAATACCAATTACCTCTGTTGCCAACCACGACCATAGGTTCGTTCCCACAAACACCGGCAATTCGTGGACTACGCAGCCGCTGGCGCAAGGGTGAGCTTAACGATGCGCAATATACAGAGCAGTTACAGCAAGTGACCCGCGATACTATCGATCGCCAATTAAAGCTGGGTATCGATGTGCTTGTGCACGGTGAAGCCGAACGTAACGACATGGTGGAGTACTTTGGCGAGCAGTTAGCTGGTGTTGGTTTTAGTAAAAATGGCTGGGTGCAAAGCTATGGCTCACGCTGTGTTAAGCCCCCCTTGATTTACGGTGATGTGAGTCGTCCAAAAGCCATGACAGTCGAGTGGGCAAAGTTTGCCCAGAGTCTCACCGACAAGCCCGTAAAAGGCATGTTGACGGGGCCAGTGACGATTTTGCACTGGTCATTTGCCCGTGAAGATATCAGCCACGATGCGATTGCGACACAACTGGCGCTGGCTATTCGTGATGAAGTGGTCGATTTACAAAATGCGGGGATTGGCATTATTCAAATCGATGAGCCCGCCTTCCGTGAAGGTCTGCCATTGAAACAAAGTGAGTGGCAAGCCTATTTAGATTGGGCGGTGAATGCCTTTAAACTCAGCGCTGCTGGCGTGACTGATGAGACTCAAATCCACACTCACATGTGTTACAGCGAGTTTAACGACACGATTGGCGCGATTGCTGCCATGGATGCCGATGTGATCACAATCGAGACTTCGCGTTCACGGATGGAGTTACTCAACGCCTTTGAAGATTTTGAATATCCAAATGAAATTGGCCCCGGTGTATATGACATCCACTCACCAAACACCCCAAGTGTGGAGGCCATGGTGCACTTAATCGAGAAAGCCGCGCAGAAAGTACCTGTGCGTCAACTGTGGGTCAACCCAGATTGTGGCCTAAAAACCCGTACTTGGGATGAAGTCGAACCTGCATTGAAAAACATGGTCGATGCTACCCGCGAACTGCGTCGCCGCCTTGGCTAA